In Providencia sneebia DSM 19967, one DNA window encodes the following:
- a CDS encoding DNA polymerase III subunit theta, which yields MMHNLAELSQEDKDKVNVDLAASGVAYRERLGKPVIDIEVEQQQPEHLREYFRERLVYYRELSKRFPQGYEYNKEG from the coding sequence ATCATGCACAATCTCGCTGAACTATCACAAGAAGATAAAGACAAGGTTAATGTCGATTTAGCCGCTTCCGGTGTCGCTTATCGAGAAAGACTCGGCAAGCCAGTTATTGATATCGAAGTCGAGCAACAACAACCCGAACACTTGCGCGAGTACTTTCGTGAGCGTTTAGTTTATTACAGAGAACTGAGTAAGCGTTTTCCTCAGGGGTATGAGTACAATAAAGAGGGTTAA
- a CDS encoding gp53-like domain-containing protein, with product MNNPKLIVVPFAADGQKDEIPVTREPSMPTQKATWDLGFPPATMLPESAGGLPPRGRDFNGIFNQISEMLVHFAKGGRIKFSESYAEEIGGYQKGAILQSNDETKDYQSLIDANKVNFNTATSEQINAAWKLISTASLATDISKKLDKEAVKQTTGNSQSNVMSQDAVTKALNTKQVAGDYATVNHLNTGLATRQPKGDYLLKSELPKNTASKQTKGWWQCADTGMIYQWGNGSVTNVTFDKPFPNRLVNIQITHGIGTAPRFYVIKESSNTGFKAQGDFGDPIGYWFAIGY from the coding sequence ATGAACAACCCTAAACTAATCGTTGTTCCATTTGCAGCAGATGGGCAAAAGGACGAAATACCCGTAACCAGAGAGCCTTCAATGCCGACTCAAAAGGCCACTTGGGATTTGGGTTTTCCTCCTGCAACCATGTTACCTGAATCAGCAGGTGGTTTACCGCCGAGAGGGCGAGACTTTAACGGTATATTCAACCAAATATCAGAGATGCTCGTTCACTTTGCGAAAGGCGGGCGCATTAAATTTTCAGAAAGCTATGCGGAAGAAATTGGAGGCTATCAAAAAGGGGCGATACTTCAGTCTAATGATGAAACAAAAGACTATCAGAGCCTCATTGATGCCAACAAAGTTAATTTTAACACCGCAACCTCAGAGCAAATAAACGCTGCATGGAAGTTAATAAGCACTGCATCATTGGCTACTGATATTAGCAAAAAACTAGACAAAGAAGCAGTCAAACAAACCACTGGCAATTCACAATCTAACGTCATGAGCCAAGATGCCGTAACGAAAGCTCTAAATACAAAGCAAGTTGCTGGTGATTACGCAACAGTAAATCATTTGAATACCGGGTTAGCTACGAGGCAACCTAAAGGCGATTATCTATTAAAAAGTGAACTACCAAAAAATACAGCAAGCAAGCAAACGAAAGGTTGGTGGCAATGTGCAGACACCGGAATGATATATCAATGGGGAAATGGAAGCGTAACAAACGTGACTTTTGATAAACCTTTCCCGAATCGCCTCGTTAATATCCAAATCACGCATGGAATAGGTACAGCGCCGAGATTTTACGTTATTAAAGAATCATCTAATACAGGCTTTAAAGCTCAAGGTGACTTTGGTGATCCGATAGGCTATTGGTTCGCTATCGGCTATTAA
- a CDS encoding DUF2612 domain-containing protein → MEKLEQTYLSQYANSPILTEILSQCNETIDPREDINQFYRMVFNIQTAQGFGLDIWARIVGVNRALSIPNPNENYFGFSETDKYLPFNQAPFYGGGEGESTFQMDDTTFRNAILTKAYSNILYATAPNINAFLKVAFKTTRAYYLITGHMAATYVFENRLSEIDKNLIYHQNILPRPSGVGISIQELKLGDFFGFYGSGYQPFNQAPFKGDTQ, encoded by the coding sequence ATGGAAAAATTAGAACAAACCTACCTTAGCCAATATGCAAACTCTCCCATTCTCACCGAAATATTAAGTCAATGTAACGAAACCATAGACCCTAGAGAGGATATCAATCAGTTCTATCGAATGGTATTCAATATTCAAACGGCGCAAGGGTTCGGGCTTGATATATGGGCGAGAATTGTTGGTGTAAATCGTGCGCTATCAATCCCGAACCCTAACGAGAATTATTTTGGATTTAGCGAAACAGATAAATATTTACCTTTTAACCAAGCACCCTTTTACGGTGGTGGCGAAGGAGAATCAACATTTCAGATGGATGATACAACATTCAGAAATGCCATATTAACTAAAGCATATTCAAACATTCTCTACGCAACCGCACCAAATATTAACGCATTCCTGAAAGTGGCATTTAAAACGACTCGGGCTTATTACCTAATTACTGGTCATATGGCGGCGACTTATGTTTTTGAGAACAGGCTTTCCGAGATAGATAAAAATCTAATTTATCATCAAAACATACTCCCTAGACCTTCAGGAGTAGGCATTTCTATTCAGGAATTAAAATTAGGCGATTTTTTTGGTTTCTATGGTTCTGGATATCAACCATTCAACCAAGCTCCATTCAAAGGTGATACTCAATGA
- a CDS encoding baseplate J/gp47 family protein — protein MIPKLEITQQGIIAPTTQEVIDGLWSLMKGAFGEKLNVSMDTPQGQLVTTLAAIITDERNQLIELFNQFDPRYADGQMQDAIGYLYFLQRKQATKSVAELTFNGLSGVTIPSGFQILDEAGLYWSTTGESRIGANGLATVNASCNTAGMVSAQPNTINRIVRNISGLDSVTNNTAAAIGRNAESRQEFELRREQSVAKNAKNTNDATYGAVNNIKDVIDCYVVDNPSDNTITVGVTNYALIRNSIAVSVVGGDDNEIAKQILIKAGTGCSFVGNTTVTYQDTVNFPYLPPSYEIKFIRPAPIPVQFIVTYQDATKVTSQEKETIKKAILNEFTSGRGKGQIAKRLIASDYVCSVSGMSANRMIDIMVSRDSGAPVTYLDFGIDEYPVLAEDDIRIE, from the coding sequence ATGATCCCCAAGTTAGAAATAACGCAGCAAGGAATTATCGCACCGACCACGCAAGAGGTTATTGATGGTCTATGGTCGCTAATGAAAGGTGCTTTCGGTGAGAAGTTGAATGTGTCAATGGACACGCCGCAAGGTCAGTTAGTCACTACATTAGCCGCAATCATTACCGATGAGCGTAACCAGCTAATTGAGCTATTTAATCAATTCGACCCGCGATACGCTGACGGACAAATGCAGGATGCGATTGGTTATCTGTATTTCTTACAGCGCAAACAGGCGACAAAATCAGTTGCAGAATTAACATTTAATGGCCTGTCAGGTGTGACTATTCCTTCTGGATTTCAAATTCTGGACGAAGCTGGCCTTTACTGGTCAACGACAGGCGAGTCTAGAATAGGTGCTAATGGCCTAGCCACAGTTAATGCCAGTTGCAACACGGCAGGGATGGTTTCCGCTCAGCCCAATACGATTAACCGAATCGTTAGAAATATCAGTGGACTTGATAGTGTGACAAATAACACTGCGGCGGCAATTGGCAGAAATGCAGAATCACGCCAAGAGTTTGAATTAAGGCGTGAGCAGTCAGTCGCTAAGAATGCGAAGAATACCAACGATGCAACTTATGGGGCAGTAAACAACATCAAAGATGTTATTGATTGCTACGTAGTTGATAACCCAAGCGATAACACAATAACAGTAGGCGTGACGAATTACGCGCTAATTAGAAACTCAATCGCTGTCTCAGTTGTCGGTGGAGATGATAACGAAATTGCCAAGCAAATATTAATCAAGGCTGGTACTGGATGCTCATTTGTTGGTAACACCACGGTAACTTATCAGGACACGGTTAATTTCCCATATTTACCGCCATCGTATGAAATTAAATTCATCAGGCCAGCACCAATACCAGTTCAATTTATCGTGACCTACCAAGATGCAACTAAAGTCACCTCGCAAGAGAAAGAGACGATTAAAAAAGCCATTTTGAATGAGTTCACTTCAGGACGAGGTAAAGGCCAGATAGCCAAGCGTTTGATAGCAAGTGATTATGTTTGCTCGGTGTCAGGGATGAGCGCTAACAGAATGATAGATATTATGGTGTCGAGAGACTCAGGCGCGCCAGTTACCTATCTTGATTTTGGCATAGATGAATACCCGGTATTAGCTGAAGATGACATAAGGATAGAGTAA
- a CDS encoding Gp138 family membrane-puncturing spike protein, producing MLPDDGVLPYSPEDLAGGARTQEFIINSLIGRVGTVTICRIVKVKGGGVNPVGFVDIVPMVLQVDGAGNAFDNATVFNVPYFRYQGGNNAVILDPKVGDIGICLVASRDISKIKRTKKDSTPDTKRQYDIADSLYIGGILNGAPSQYIHFLDSGINVVATGEINMKGSKVILDAPVETTSTIIAAGDITDNTGSGNTQTMDSMRVTYNGHTHKANGEYADTNEPNQQV from the coding sequence ATGTTGCCAGATGACGGAGTACTACCCTATAGCCCCGAGGATTTAGCAGGGGGAGCCAGAACGCAAGAGTTCATCATTAACAGTCTTATTGGTCGAGTAGGTACAGTCACCATTTGCCGAATAGTGAAAGTTAAAGGCGGTGGTGTTAACCCTGTTGGATTTGTCGATATTGTGCCGATGGTTCTACAAGTTGATGGAGCTGGTAATGCCTTTGATAATGCCACCGTATTCAACGTGCCTTATTTCCGCTATCAGGGTGGTAATAACGCGGTAATTCTTGATCCGAAAGTTGGTGATATCGGGATTTGCCTTGTGGCCTCTCGTGATATTTCGAAAATTAAGCGCACCAAAAAAGACTCCACGCCAGACACTAAGCGTCAGTATGACATAGCGGATAGTTTATATATTGGCGGCATACTCAACGGAGCGCCATCGCAATATATTCACTTTCTTGATAGTGGAATAAATGTTGTAGCCACAGGTGAAATTAACATGAAAGGCTCAAAGGTAATACTGGATGCGCCAGTAGAAACAACATCAACCATTATAGCCGCTGGTGATATTACAGATAACACTGGAAGCGGAAATACTCAAACGATGGACTCTATGAGGGTCACTTATAACGGTCACACTCACAAAGCTAACGGCGAGTACGCGGACACAAACGAGCCTAATCAGCAGGTGTAA
- a CDS encoding baseplate hub protein: MAFNRKRIRLTLKLNGKDEVFTSDNKNKLSAVGLRISAEVSFGYGSPAPYARVRVYGLPQETMSKLITAKFQQVKTLRSLITIEAAEGEGDFAQVFSGGIFMALPEYSEAPNVSLVIEAISAVFESKLPTPAESYEGSHSVSEIISGICKRIGFSFESNNVNAMVDNPYLTGSDLEKIRWLCVNNDLDLYLGNNSVAIAPKGAPRNIKIAVISPDTGLIGYPVITNIGATFKCLYDPSIQFGALVRVKGSQIELCNGEWRVYGLRAQLETEMDSARWFMEIVGSNLKDEYVHVAR, encoded by the coding sequence ATGGCATTTAACAGAAAAAGAATTAGGCTCACGCTTAAGTTGAACGGTAAAGACGAGGTATTCACCTCGGATAATAAAAATAAACTGTCCGCTGTTGGCTTACGTATTAGTGCGGAGGTTTCTTTCGGTTACGGTTCGCCAGCACCTTATGCAAGGGTGCGAGTGTACGGGTTGCCGCAGGAAACAATGAGTAAGCTTATCACAGCAAAGTTCCAGCAAGTTAAAACACTTAGATCGTTAATCACTATTGAAGCCGCTGAAGGCGAGGGTGACTTTGCTCAGGTGTTTAGCGGTGGGATATTTATGGCCTTACCTGAATACTCAGAAGCCCCGAACGTATCTCTGGTTATTGAGGCGATATCAGCCGTTTTCGAAAGCAAATTACCAACCCCAGCCGAAAGCTATGAGGGCTCACACTCTGTCTCTGAAATTATCAGTGGCATATGTAAACGTATCGGGTTTTCGTTTGAGTCCAATAACGTCAACGCAATGGTCGATAACCCTTATCTAACTGGGTCTGACTTAGAAAAAATCAGGTGGCTATGCGTCAATAACGACCTTGATTTATACCTTGGTAATAACAGCGTAGCGATAGCACCAAAAGGCGCACCAAGAAACATAAAAATAGCGGTCATATCACCTGATACTGGCCTTATTGGCTATCCAGTAATAACAAATATAGGCGCAACGTTTAAATGCCTGTATGACCCGTCTATTCAGTTTGGCGCGTTAGTGAGAGTTAAAGGTAGCCAGATTGAGTTATGCAATGGTGAGTGGCGAGTTTATGGGTTACGAGCACAGTTAGAAACTGAGATGGATTCAGCTCGTTGGTTTATGGAAATTGTAGGTTCTAACCTAAAGGATGAATACGTACATGTTGCCAGATGA
- the dcm gene encoding DNA (cytosine-5-)-methyltransferase gives MSRAGINFDKYYIAEIDKFANKVSEFHYPDNIQLGDVNNWREWDIDWSNVGLVTAGFPCQSWSLAGKQKGDKDERGKLFWVTLDIMSHVLDKNPRAKFMLENVKMKKEFEEYITLHTENALGKVFKTLINSALVSAQNRNRYYWTNFPVSQPSDKGLLLKDIMIKGLEFISLNTKLYSERSKRQINKNSKTLEEKAVSCCCNSNMTGSGVNVIKIHCAAMRGRPDKNGIYTQKLERRKDEKSNTITSVNKDNLLIMGGESDDATKNNKSLINETIMKNGKSYALTANYQFGVNARRSATKKIKSLAITNESVTSGLTYNGVKYRKLTPTECARLQTFPDGWCENVISNSQSYKAYGNAWTVDVLKHIFECMERSNNARRDINVRFDNDVIRQSSAAI, from the coding sequence TTGTCTCGCGCTGGCATTAATTTCGACAAATATTACATTGCTGAAATAGACAAATTCGCTAATAAAGTATCTGAGTTCCACTATCCAGATAATATCCAATTAGGCGATGTTAATAACTGGCGTGAGTGGGATATTGATTGGTCAAACGTGGGGTTAGTTACGGCAGGTTTCCCCTGTCAAAGCTGGTCACTGGCAGGAAAGCAGAAAGGCGACAAAGACGAGCGAGGAAAGCTGTTTTGGGTAACGCTAGATATAATGAGCCATGTTCTTGATAAAAACCCACGTGCTAAATTCATGCTTGAGAATGTGAAAATGAAAAAAGAGTTTGAGGAATATATTACGCTTCATACTGAAAACGCTTTAGGGAAAGTATTTAAGACTTTAATTAATAGTGCGTTGGTTAGTGCTCAAAATAGAAATCGTTATTACTGGACTAACTTTCCCGTCTCTCAACCTAGCGATAAAGGTTTATTACTGAAAGATATAATGATAAAAGGTTTGGAGTTCATAAGCTTAAATACAAAATTGTATTCCGAAAGGAGTAAACGTCAGATAAACAAAAACAGCAAAACCTTAGAAGAAAAAGCCGTCTCCTGTTGCTGTAATTCAAATATGACGGGTTCAGGAGTGAACGTTATAAAAATACATTGTGCTGCAATGAGAGGTAGACCTGATAAAAACGGAATTTACACGCAAAAACTGGAAAGGCGAAAAGACGAAAAATCAAACACAATAACAAGCGTAAATAAAGACAACCTATTAATCATGGGGGGTGAAAGTGATGATGCTACTAAAAACAACAAATCTTTAATTAATGAAACAATTATGAAAAACGGCAAATCTTACGCATTAACAGCAAATTACCAATTTGGTGTCAATGCAAGAAGGAGTGCCACAAAAAAAATAAAATCATTAGCTATAACCAATGAGAGTGTAACATCTGGATTAACCTATAATGGAGTTAAATACAGAAAACTAACTCCTACCGAATGTGCCAGACTTCAAACATTCCCTGATGGTTGGTGCGAGAATGTTATTAGCAATTCACAGTCATACAAAGCCTACGGTAACGCTTGGACTGTAGATGTACTCAAGCACATATTCGAATGCATGGAGCGCAGCAATAACGCCCGGAGAGATATAAATGTTCGTTTTGATAATGATGTTATACGGCAATCCAGTGCTGCTATCTGA
- a CDS encoding phage protein NinX family protein, giving the protein MNKYTELSDFEINLKVSHIALGNGNYDWCPDKKEVYLAGIDGGDFLPHGYFDPCNNPADAMPIIIENGISMVKVNNTWSDRQFNNHCIEINGDNYYRIAMEVYLLMNG; this is encoded by the coding sequence ATGAATAAATACACCGAACTATCTGACTTCGAGATTAATTTAAAAGTGTCCCACATTGCGCTGGGTAATGGTAACTATGATTGGTGCCCTGATAAAAAAGAGGTTTACCTTGCAGGTATTGATGGTGGTGATTTCTTACCGCATGGATATTTCGACCCTTGCAATAACCCCGCCGATGCAATGCCGATTATTATTGAGAATGGGATTAGCATGGTGAAAGTTAATAACACTTGGTCAGATCGTCAATTTAATAACCATTGCATAGAAATTAACGGCGATAATTATTATCGAATTGCCATGGAAGTTTATTTATTAATGAATGGAA